A stretch of the Salmo salar chromosome ssa20, Ssal_v3.1, whole genome shotgun sequence genome encodes the following:
- the LOC106581365 gene encoding ATP-sensitive inward rectifier potassium channel 1 codes for MVFGIRKRIHDHLVERRIRRTRLVTKYGHCNIEFGNVKYGNHFAFLVDFWTTFVEFRWRFVLFFFIASFTLSWFIFGLLWFWIARNNGDLTWQNPSKGHIPCVDNVYNLITAFLFSLETQTSIGYGGRAITPFCSGAVTLIIIQYLIGNIINCFMCGVILAKISIPKKRAKTITFSEMAVICPKKDFLCLMIRVANLRKTLMIGSQIYGKLLRTTIKPDGETIIMDQVNIEFMVDAGKDNLFFVCPLTLYHVIDNTSPFFEVAVDTLHKQEFELVVFLDGTAESTNSACQVRTSFIPLEIMWGYNFLPIISRNKEGKYRVNFSNFSKVVPVATAHCAYCFHNMKGHHLHSTDGIDNGEFEVIDNLEQPNMTKM; via the coding sequence ATGGTGTTTGGCATCCGGAAGCGTATCCATGACCACCTGGTGGAGCGAAGAATCCGCAGAACCCGGCTGGTGACCAAATATGGCCACTGCAACATTGAATTCGGCAACGTGAAGTACGGCAACCATTTTGCCTTCCTCGTGGACTTCTGGACGACCTTTGTGGAGTTCCGCTGGCGCTTTGTCCTCTTCTTCTTCATCGCCTCCTTCACCCTGAGCTGGTTCATATTTGGACTGCTGTGGTTCTGGATCGCCCGGAACAACGGGGACCTGACGTGGCAGAACCCCTCAAAAGGCCACATCCCCTGTGTGGACAACGTCTACAATCTCATTACAGCATTCCTCTTCTCTCTGGAGACACAGACCAGCATCGGGTACGGTGGACGTGCTATCACCCCTTTCTGTTCTGGTGCTGTAACCCTCATCATTATCCAGTACCTCATAGGTAACATCATCAACTGCTTCATGTGTGGAGTCATCCTGGCCAAGATCTCCATCCCTAAGAAAAGGGCCAAGACCATCACATTCAGTGAGATGGCTGTCATCTGTCCTAAGAAGGACTTCCTTTGCCTCATGATAAGAGTGGCCAACTTACGCAAGACCCTGATGATCGGGAGCCAGATCTACGGCAAGCTGTTGAGGACAACCATCAAACCCGACGGGGAGACAATCATCATGGACCAGGTGAACATTGAGTTCATGGTGGACGCTGGGAAGGACAACCTTTTCTTTGTGTGCCCTCTCACACTCTACCATGTGATTGACAATACTAGCCCTTTCTTTGAGGTGGCAGTGGACACACTCCATAAGCAAGAGTTTGAGCTGGTGGTCTTTCTGGACGGCACAGCCGAGTCCACCAACTCAGCCTGCCAGGTCAGGACTTCCTTCATCCCTCTGGAAATCATGTGGGGTTACAACTTCCTGCCTATCATCTCCCGCAACAAAGAGGGCAAGTACAGAGTGAACTTCTCCAACTTCTCCAAGGTGGTGCCCGTGGCTACTGCACACTGTGCCTACTGCTTCCACAACATGAAGGGACACCACCTCCACTCCACTGACGGAATTGACAACGGGGAATTTGAAGTGATTGATAACTTAGAACAACCTAATATGACCAAGATGTGA